Proteins encoded in a region of the Haloglomus salinum genome:
- a CDS encoding PQQ-binding-like beta-propeller repeat protein, whose product MRRRALLAGLGAGLTTSLAGCFSDGGSSTPASPGDTPPTDDGTPTPTDTPPTDDTTPTGPVSWTASVDGAVGDPVHTGATLRYVDGSGPARDRWLFVPTEAGTLYALDPATGKDLWQADLGKPVRDVVVAPDAGLVVARAGKQTLGDDHLVRAFDAGGTEQWTFPGSADASPWGPLELLAAEGERVFVASRDDQPMSSGETLWSLDAGSGASTWTGEVGDPYSAAVTDEAVFVASRRAVDAFARPDGERLWRFFEEGVEYQFDTLRADGRTAFFATTSGTNSGHTRAITSDGSHAWQRPRYTTSVTLADALYLGGGPVTAVAPASGDERWETQGESFLVEGPVAGGVLYAGGDGFAAYDTESGDRLWTWTADADLVTPAVATEMAVYGDTGGGNDSPNRVYARNAADGSERWTFEADRGLSNLALGERVYVCSADGTVYGLRR is encoded by the coding sequence CCCCGACCGACACCCCACCGACAGACGACACGACGCCGACCGGCCCCGTCTCGTGGACAGCCTCCGTCGATGGCGCCGTGGGCGATCCGGTTCACACGGGCGCGACGCTTCGGTACGTCGACGGCTCCGGCCCGGCCCGCGACCGCTGGCTGTTCGTCCCGACCGAAGCCGGTACCCTGTACGCGCTCGACCCGGCGACGGGGAAGGACCTGTGGCAGGCCGACCTCGGCAAGCCCGTCCGGGACGTGGTCGTGGCGCCGGATGCCGGCCTCGTGGTGGCACGCGCGGGGAAGCAGACCCTGGGCGACGACCACCTCGTGCGTGCGTTCGACGCGGGCGGGACCGAACAGTGGACGTTCCCGGGCAGCGCGGACGCCTCGCCGTGGGGGCCGCTGGAACTGCTGGCCGCCGAAGGCGAGCGCGTCTTCGTGGCGAGTCGCGACGACCAGCCGATGAGCAGTGGCGAGACGCTCTGGTCGCTCGACGCCGGGAGCGGCGCGTCGACGTGGACCGGCGAGGTCGGTGACCCGTACAGCGCCGCCGTCACCGACGAGGCCGTCTTCGTCGCCAGTCGCCGAGCGGTCGACGCGTTCGCGCGGCCGGACGGCGAGCGGCTGTGGCGCTTCTTCGAGGAGGGCGTCGAGTACCAGTTCGACACGCTCCGGGCCGACGGCCGGACAGCCTTCTTCGCCACCACCTCGGGAACGAACAGCGGCCACACGCGGGCCATCACCTCCGACGGGAGCCACGCCTGGCAGCGTCCCCGCTACACCACGTCGGTGACGCTCGCCGATGCGCTCTACCTCGGCGGCGGGCCCGTCACGGCCGTCGCCCCCGCGAGCGGCGACGAGCGCTGGGAGACCCAGGGCGAGTCGTTCCTCGTCGAGGGGCCCGTCGCGGGCGGTGTCCTGTACGCGGGCGGCGACGGGTTCGCCGCCTACGACACCGAAAGCGGCGACCGGCTGTGGACCTGGACCGCCGACGCCGACCTCGTGACGCCAGCGGTCGCCACGGAGATGGCCGTCTACGGGGATACCGGCGGCGGGAACGACTCCCCGAACCGCGTCTACGCCCGGAACGCGGCCGACGGGAGCGAGCGCTGGACGTTCGAGGCCGACCGCGGCCTCTCGAACCTCGCGCTCGGCGAGCGGGTCTACGTCTGCTCGGCCGACGGAACGGTGTACGGGCTCCGGCGCTGA
- a CDS encoding IMPACT family protein has translation MSDHDGSGPDATDGQPDDPDAYRTLGGRGRAEFTVNGSEFIGHAAPAATVDEAESFVAESREAFPDATHNVPAYRVNADPFREYSSDDGEPSGSAGKPILNVLQGREVEDAAVVVTRYYGGTNLGVGGLVRAYSRAAKEAITDAGVTWTVPHERLVATVDYDDSGTVRGLLESADVEFEASYEAEVRFDARVPAREIEDLRDRLLSATSGRVELD, from the coding sequence GTGAGCGACCACGACGGGAGCGGCCCGGACGCCACCGACGGGCAGCCGGACGACCCCGACGCCTACCGGACGCTCGGGGGACGGGGGCGCGCCGAGTTCACCGTCAACGGCTCGGAGTTCATCGGCCACGCGGCGCCCGCCGCGACCGTCGACGAGGCCGAGTCGTTCGTCGCGGAGAGCCGCGAGGCGTTCCCCGACGCCACCCACAACGTGCCGGCGTACCGCGTCAACGCCGACCCCTTCCGCGAGTACAGCAGCGACGACGGCGAGCCCTCGGGGTCGGCGGGCAAACCCATCCTGAACGTGCTCCAGGGCCGCGAGGTGGAGGACGCCGCTGTCGTGGTCACGCGCTACTACGGCGGGACGAACCTCGGTGTCGGTGGCCTCGTCCGTGCCTACTCGCGGGCGGCGAAGGAGGCCATCACGGACGCGGGCGTGACGTGGACCGTCCCCCACGAGCGACTCGTCGCGACCGTCGACTACGACGACAGCGGGACTGTCCGGGGGCTGCTGGAGTCGGCGGACGTCGAGTTCGAGGCCAGCTACGAGGCCGAGGTCCGGTTCGACGCGCGCGTTCCCGCCCGCGAAATCGAGGACCTGCGAGACCGCCTGCTCTCGGCGACGAGCGGGCGGGTGGAACTGGATTGA
- the upp gene encoding uracil phosphoribosyltransferase, producing the protein MPIEDRDDAYVITHSLAKHTLSDLRSADTEQVAFRNGLVKLGRICGYEIIDGMMDTEYVSITTPLADTTGERVKGLDDVVIVNVLRAATPFVEGLLKAFPQARQGIVSAGRDESAGMDADGNFPISVDYVKLPELTPEDTVIVADPMLATGSTMAAVLEEVTANADPERLLALSAVSAPDGLVHVREAVPSADLLTVAVDERLDDDGYIVPGLGDAGDRAFGTK; encoded by the coding sequence ATGCCTATCGAGGACCGTGACGACGCGTACGTCATCACCCACTCGCTCGCGAAGCACACGCTGAGCGACCTCCGGTCGGCCGATACCGAGCAGGTAGCGTTCCGGAACGGGCTGGTGAAACTGGGGCGCATCTGTGGCTACGAGATCATCGACGGCATGATGGACACCGAGTACGTCTCCATCACGACCCCGCTGGCCGACACGACCGGCGAGCGCGTGAAGGGCCTCGACGACGTGGTCATCGTGAACGTCCTCCGGGCCGCGACGCCGTTCGTCGAGGGGCTGCTCAAGGCGTTCCCCCAGGCCCGCCAGGGCATCGTCAGCGCGGGGCGCGACGAGTCCGCCGGGATGGACGCGGACGGGAACTTCCCCATCTCCGTCGATTACGTCAAACTCCCCGAGCTCACCCCCGAGGACACCGTCATCGTCGCGGACCCGATGCTGGCCACGGGGTCGACCATGGCGGCCGTCCTGGAGGAGGTGACTGCCAACGCGGACCCGGAGCGACTCCTCGCCCTCTCGGCCGTCTCCGCACCCGACGGGCTCGTCCACGTCCGCGAGGCCGTCCCGTCGGCCGACCTCCTGACGGTCGCCGTCGACGAGCGACTCGACGACGACGGCTACATCGTGCCCGGGCTGGGTGACGCCGGCGACCGGGCGTTCGGAACGAAGTAA
- a CDS encoding DUF5828 family protein, producing the protein MEESVSGFSERGTWSDIVEHGERITRALRDLAGGEVEIDDSALVEWDEWRPKHDERLDEHVNEKTAEQASVSEGAGEKAGKDPDEDIQAAGEQLAESYEKLDDPDQAVEKAADSVSYIARAADSASRKAIRRVEGAVYKNVMTRIAPYYFDNELVSANVSRTGRGDDADYELEVNVNDDDLKIRVSNRLADYESDVDRWHVDTPKETESVVAAEGVEPPTEDETEGRSRPDTN; encoded by the coding sequence ATGGAAGAGAGCGTCTCCGGGTTCAGTGAGCGCGGCACCTGGAGCGATATCGTGGAACACGGCGAACGAATCACGCGAGCGCTCCGGGACCTCGCAGGGGGGGAGGTCGAGATCGACGACTCCGCCCTGGTCGAGTGGGACGAGTGGCGCCCGAAACACGACGAGCGGCTGGACGAGCACGTCAACGAGAAGACAGCCGAGCAGGCCAGCGTCAGCGAGGGGGCCGGCGAGAAGGCCGGCAAGGACCCCGACGAGGACATCCAGGCCGCCGGCGAGCAGCTCGCCGAATCGTACGAGAAGCTCGACGACCCGGACCAGGCCGTCGAGAAGGCCGCCGACTCCGTCAGCTACATCGCCCGCGCGGCGGACTCGGCCAGCCGCAAGGCCATCCGCCGGGTGGAAGGCGCCGTCTACAAGAACGTCATGACGCGTATCGCGCCGTACTACTTCGACAACGAACTCGTCAGTGCCAACGTCTCCCGGACGGGGCGCGGGGACGATGCGGACTACGAACTCGAGGTCAACGTCAACGACGACGACCTGAAGATCCGCGTCTCGAACCGGCTGGCGGACTACGAGAGCGACGTGGACCGCTGGCACGTCGATACGCCGAAGGAGACGGAGTCGGTCGTGGCCGCCGAGGGCGTCGAACCCCCGACCGAGGACGAGACGGAGGGACGCTCCCGGCCGGACACCAACTGA
- a CDS encoding DUF63 family protein, whose protein sequence is MVLPSGFALPPVPYLLALAVAAAVAGAALHLTRPRVTSRVVVAFTPWMVVGASLYALFQVDAVPAVVRPLVGAPAVYVATFSVAGLVWAAASPFPADEWDLPSAPSLLLLTGTLTAGGIIGTALRVGMGRGGLLLGPPLAALVVSLVVATAVWVVAATSSDDAAAASSAGWLVVVGHTLDGISTAVGSTLGFAEQTPLSRILIELGGGLVSLPFLGPAWLFVLVKIALATFIVVFIGEFAAEEPQRGYLLLGGVAAVGLGPGAHNLVLFMIA, encoded by the coding sequence ATGGTACTCCCCTCCGGGTTCGCGCTCCCGCCGGTCCCCTATCTGCTGGCGCTCGCGGTCGCCGCTGCGGTCGCCGGGGCTGCCCTCCACCTGACGCGACCGCGTGTCACGTCGCGTGTCGTGGTGGCGTTCACGCCGTGGATGGTCGTCGGGGCCTCGCTGTACGCACTGTTCCAGGTCGACGCCGTGCCGGCGGTGGTCCGACCGCTCGTCGGGGCGCCGGCCGTCTACGTCGCCACCTTCTCGGTCGCGGGGCTGGTGTGGGCGGCTGCGAGTCCCTTCCCTGCCGACGAGTGGGACCTGCCCTCGGCACCGAGCCTCCTCCTGCTGACCGGAACCCTGACTGCCGGGGGAATCATCGGGACCGCGCTCCGGGTCGGGATGGGCCGTGGCGGCCTCCTGCTGGGGCCACCGCTGGCGGCACTGGTCGTCTCGCTCGTCGTCGCGACGGCCGTCTGGGTTGTCGCCGCCACATCCAGCGACGACGCAGCGGCGGCGTCGAGCGCCGGGTGGCTGGTCGTGGTCGGGCACACGCTGGACGGCATCTCGACGGCCGTGGGGTCGACGCTGGGCTTCGCGGAACAGACGCCGCTCTCACGGATTCTCATCGAGCTTGGTGGTGGCCTCGTGTCGCTCCCGTTCCTCGGGCCGGCGTGGCTGTTCGTGCTGGTGAAGATAGCCCTCGCCACGTTCATCGTCGTCTTCATCGGAGAGTTCGCCGCCGAGGAGCCCCAGCGTGGCTACCTGTTGCTGGGCGGCGTCGCGGCGGTTGGACTGGGTCCGGGAGCGCACAACCTCGTGCTGTTCATGATCGCGTAG
- a CDS encoding DMT family transporter has protein sequence MPPLLALVVAVAAVSTSAVLVRWTSAGSTVTAFYRVLFTTLLLVPLAGTRYGTAFRRLAPRDGLIAAVTGVALAVHFAAWFESLRWTSVAASVTLVQAQPAFVAVGAWLLLDERVDRRTALGVAVAIGGMALLSAGELVSGAVVTGERPLYGNGLAILGAAAAAAYVLVGRSLRQRVPLLPYVTVVYAACAVALLVTVVGGAVGAASGEGMGAAVAASLFDHPPRDWLLFLAMAIGPGLLGHTVINWALAHVESSVVSVSLLGEPIGATLLGVLLLGERVGAVTLVGGAIVLAGVALTVRARDDADGDGPDPDPAGPHGDEPPDPPE, from the coding sequence ATGCCGCCGCTGCTCGCGCTCGTGGTCGCCGTCGCGGCCGTCTCGACGAGCGCCGTCCTCGTCAGGTGGACGAGCGCCGGCTCGACGGTGACGGCCTTCTACCGAGTCCTGTTCACGACGCTCCTGCTCGTGCCGCTCGCGGGCACCCGCTACGGGACCGCGTTCCGGCGGCTCGCGCCCCGGGATGGGCTCATCGCCGCGGTGACGGGCGTCGCTCTCGCTGTCCACTTCGCCGCGTGGTTCGAGTCACTCCGGTGGACCTCGGTCGCCGCCTCGGTGACGCTCGTACAGGCCCAGCCGGCCTTCGTCGCGGTCGGCGCGTGGCTCCTCCTCGACGAGCGCGTCGACCGGCGGACGGCGCTCGGCGTGGCCGTCGCCATCGGCGGGATGGCCCTGCTCTCGGCAGGGGAACTCGTGTCGGGGGCGGTGGTCACCGGCGAACGACCGCTGTACGGCAACGGGCTGGCCATCCTGGGGGCGGCCGCCGCCGCGGCCTACGTGCTCGTCGGGCGGTCCCTCCGACAGCGGGTACCCCTGCTCCCGTACGTGACCGTGGTGTACGCCGCGTGTGCGGTGGCGCTGCTGGTGACCGTCGTCGGCGGCGCGGTCGGTGCGGCGAGTGGTGAGGGGATGGGCGCCGCGGTGGCCGCGAGCCTGTTCGACCACCCGCCGCGCGACTGGCTCCTGTTCCTCGCGATGGCCATCGGTCCCGGGCTGCTCGGACACACGGTCATCAACTGGGCGCTGGCGCACGTCGAGTCCTCGGTGGTCAGCGTCTCCCTGCTGGGCGAACCCATCGGGGCGACGCTGCTGGGGGTGCTCCTGCTCGGTGAACGCGTCGGCGCGGTCACGCTCGTCGGTGGGGCCATCGTGCTCGCGGGAGTCGCGCTCACGGTGCGGGCCAGGGATGACGCCGACGGTGACGGACCCGACCCGGACCCGGCAGGACCCCACGGCGACGAGCCGCCCGACCCTCCCGAGTGA
- a CDS encoding GIY-YIG nuclease family protein, giving the protein MTTGDSSDDSEPDSSETGGTYTLLVALPDAADIEVGALGAREFPAGWYAYTGSALGSGGFARVERHRELAAGERDTRHWHVDYLLGHPDVALREAVTSPGADIECAVAQRLPAGPVEGFGASDCDCGSHLAHFGTRERALAAVRTAHDAAR; this is encoded by the coding sequence GTGACGACAGGCGATAGCTCGGACGACTCGGAGCCGGACAGCTCGGAAACGGGCGGGACCTACACGCTTCTGGTCGCGCTCCCTGACGCGGCCGATATCGAAGTCGGTGCGCTCGGCGCCCGCGAGTTCCCGGCTGGCTGGTACGCCTACACGGGGAGTGCGCTGGGGAGTGGCGGCTTCGCGCGCGTCGAGCGCCACCGGGAACTCGCGGCCGGCGAACGGGACACCCGACACTGGCACGTCGACTACCTGCTCGGCCACCCCGACGTGGCACTGCGGGAGGCGGTCACGTCGCCGGGCGCCGACATCGAGTGTGCGGTCGCCCAGCGGCTTCCGGCCGGACCGGTCGAGGGCTTCGGCGCGTCGGACTGTGACTGTGGGAGCCACCTCGCCCACTTCGGCACGCGCGAGCGGGCTCTGGCTGCGGTCCGGACGGCACACGACGCCGCGAGATGA
- a CDS encoding acyl-CoA carboxylase subunit beta yields the protein MDSTAGRGTDPLDELRARKRDARGEERAHRQHDRGKMTARERVAYLLDDGSFREVDTLVEHRSTAFELAERHTPGDGVMTGFGTIDGRQVAVYAHDFTFLGGSVGEVVGEKIASVMDRAIETGVPIVGLNDSAGARIQEGVDSLAGFGKIFQRATEASGLVPQISAILGPCAGGATYAPALTDFVYMVEDTSYAFITGPDIVRTVTGEEVSKETLGGPRTHAVDSGFAHQACPSEEAALDEIRGLLSYLPQNNMEDPPRTRCTEAPDRKCVAGDIVPDAPQKPYDVIDVVSEVVDRESFHEVHDGYAANVVVGFARLDGRPVGIVANQPSIAAGTLDIEASQKAARFVRFCDGFNLPVCTFVDVPGFLPGTDQEHRGIIRHGAKLIYAYAEATVPLLTVITRKAYGGAYIVMGSSELGADATYAWPGAELAVLGPRGAVDILYRDELADAEDPDTLRAELEARFREEFANPYGPAKHGHIDDIIEPSETRQRLVADLRLFERKRADSPPKDHGNIPL from the coding sequence GTGGACAGCACGGCCGGGCGGGGAACGGACCCTCTGGACGAGCTACGAGCGCGCAAGCGCGACGCGCGAGGCGAGGAGCGCGCCCACCGCCAGCACGACCGGGGCAAGATGACGGCTCGCGAGCGCGTGGCGTACCTCCTCGACGACGGGTCGTTCCGTGAGGTGGACACGCTCGTCGAGCACCGGTCGACCGCCTTCGAACTGGCCGAGCGCCACACGCCCGGTGACGGTGTGATGACCGGCTTCGGGACCATCGACGGGCGGCAGGTGGCGGTCTACGCCCACGACTTCACGTTCCTCGGCGGCTCTGTGGGGGAGGTCGTCGGCGAGAAGATCGCGTCGGTGATGGACCGCGCCATCGAGACGGGGGTGCCCATCGTCGGCCTGAACGACTCCGCCGGAGCCCGCATCCAGGAGGGTGTCGACTCGCTCGCCGGGTTCGGGAAGATATTCCAGCGGGCCACGGAAGCGTCGGGACTGGTCCCGCAGATATCGGCCATTCTCGGTCCCTGCGCGGGTGGGGCGACGTACGCGCCCGCACTGACCGACTTCGTCTACATGGTCGAGGACACCTCCTACGCGTTCATCACCGGCCCGGATATCGTCCGGACGGTGACGGGCGAGGAGGTCTCGAAGGAGACCCTCGGCGGTCCCCGGACCCACGCTGTCGACTCGGGGTTCGCGCACCAGGCCTGCCCCTCGGAGGAAGCCGCGCTCGACGAGATACGGGGGCTCCTCTCGTACCTGCCACAGAACAACATGGAGGACCCACCCCGGACCCGGTGTACGGAGGCTCCGGACCGGAAGTGCGTGGCCGGCGATATCGTGCCGGACGCGCCACAGAAACCCTACGACGTCATCGACGTCGTCTCCGAGGTGGTCGACCGCGAGTCGTTCCACGAGGTCCACGACGGGTACGCGGCGAACGTCGTCGTGGGGTTCGCACGGCTCGACGGGCGGCCGGTCGGCATCGTCGCCAACCAGCCCAGCATCGCGGCCGGGACGCTCGATATCGAGGCCTCGCAGAAGGCCGCCCGGTTCGTCCGGTTCTGCGATGGATTCAACCTCCCCGTCTGCACGTTCGTCGACGTGCCGGGGTTCCTGCCGGGGACGGACCAGGAGCACCGGGGCATCATCCGGCACGGTGCGAAGCTCATCTACGCGTACGCCGAGGCGACCGTCCCGCTGCTGACCGTCATCACGCGGAAGGCCTACGGTGGTGCCTACATCGTGATGGGGTCGTCGGAACTCGGGGCGGATGCGACCTACGCGTGGCCGGGCGCGGAACTCGCCGTGCTGGGGCCCAGAGGCGCCGTCGATATCCTCTACCGGGACGAACTGGCCGATGCCGAGGACCCGGACACCCTGCGGGCCGAGCTGGAGGCCCGGTTCCGCGAGGAGTTCGCCAACCCGTACGGGCCCGCGAAACACGGCCACATCGACGACATCATCGAGCCGAGCGAGACCCGCCAGCGGCTCGTGGCGGACCTGCGGCTCTTCGAGCGCAAGCGGGCCGACTCACCACCGAAGGACCACGGCAACATCCCGCTATGA
- a CDS encoding acc operon protein — protein sequence MASESTNGDEGRSLPVPGGKLLLPETANEEEAAALVAAVASHLRDQQAAAEADDEPETVEPWAFAARVGARQRADLPSRIERGQEWKMATRARR from the coding sequence ATGGCCTCAGAGTCGACGAACGGTGACGAGGGCCGGAGCCTTCCGGTTCCGGGCGGGAAGCTGCTGCTCCCCGAGACCGCCAACGAGGAGGAGGCTGCGGCGCTCGTCGCTGCCGTCGCCAGCCACCTCCGCGACCAGCAAGCGGCCGCCGAGGCCGACGACGAACCCGAGACCGTCGAGCCGTGGGCCTTCGCCGCACGGGTCGGGGCCCGCCAGCGTGCCGACCTCCCGTCCCGTATCGAACGGGGACAGGAGTGGAAGATGGCAACGCGGGCGCGCCGATAA
- a CDS encoding alpha-1 4-glucan-protein synthase, producing the protein MSSSEAPVGPDTCVVVPTIREHECVRDYVANAREYGHDDRLFFVLVTEDFCDADAMREMLDDLDVPGTVFDESDRHAWYAEHGVSDYGHVVPAASHAQTSFGLLYMWAHDFEYGFFIDDDTLPHETDFFGGHYDNLAHEGSITEARSADDDQRWVNVLYQNFDEHGLYPRGYPYAAMGGGHDTETVELARGDVVASQGLWTNVPDLDAVRILMDGDLQGQAQTLTSREDFGEDFVCAPGHYTTVCSMNLAFRREVIPAFYQLPMDDNEWDVGRFDDIWSGVFLKRAADILGKRVLTGTPLCEHNKAPRSTFDDLNNEVPALELNEHVWRVVDDAGADADTFRGAFAAMADALAEGEFDDWNNGDFLVFVGEHMQDWLDCLDSLDAGQPVPTGPGRTVAEAGGEADD; encoded by the coding sequence ATGAGTTCATCCGAAGCCCCGGTCGGACCCGACACCTGTGTCGTGGTCCCGACCATCCGCGAGCACGAGTGCGTCCGCGATTACGTGGCAAACGCCCGCGAGTACGGGCACGACGACCGGCTCTTCTTCGTCCTCGTCACCGAGGATTTCTGCGATGCCGACGCGATGCGCGAGATGCTCGACGACCTCGATGTGCCCGGCACGGTCTTCGACGAGTCCGACCGGCACGCGTGGTACGCCGAGCACGGCGTCTCCGACTACGGCCACGTCGTGCCGGCGGCGAGCCACGCACAGACCTCCTTCGGCCTGCTGTACATGTGGGCCCACGACTTCGAGTACGGCTTCTTCATCGACGACGACACCCTCCCCCACGAGACGGACTTCTTCGGGGGCCACTACGACAACCTCGCTCACGAGGGCTCCATCACGGAGGCCCGCTCGGCCGACGACGACCAGCGCTGGGTCAACGTCCTCTACCAGAACTTCGACGAGCACGGTCTCTACCCCCGTGGCTACCCGTACGCGGCGATGGGCGGCGGCCACGACACCGAGACGGTCGAACTGGCCCGGGGCGACGTGGTCGCCTCGCAGGGGCTCTGGACGAACGTCCCGGACCTCGACGCGGTCCGCATCCTGATGGACGGCGACCTCCAGGGACAGGCACAGACGCTCACCAGCCGCGAGGACTTCGGCGAGGACTTCGTCTGTGCGCCCGGCCACTACACCACCGTCTGCTCGATGAACCTCGCCTTCCGGCGCGAGGTGATTCCGGCCTTCTACCAGCTCCCGATGGACGACAACGAGTGGGACGTGGGCCGCTTCGACGACATCTGGTCGGGCGTCTTCCTCAAGCGCGCGGCCGACATCCTCGGCAAGCGCGTCCTGACGGGCACGCCGCTGTGCGAGCACAACAAGGCCCCGCGCTCGACGTTCGACGACCTCAACAACGAGGTGCCCGCGCTGGAACTGAACGAGCACGTCTGGCGCGTGGTCGATGATGCCGGTGCCGACGCTGACACCTTCCGCGGCGCGTTCGCAGCGATGGCCGATGCCCTCGCGGAGGGGGAGTTCGACGACTGGAACAACGGCGACTTCCTCGTCTTCGTCGGCGAACACATGCAGGACTGGCTGGACTGTCTGGATTCGCTGGACGCGGGCCAGCCCGTCCCGACCGGCCCGGGGCGTACCGTCGCGGAGGCCGGGGGTGAGGCCGATGACTGA
- a CDS encoding extracellular solute-binding protein, giving the protein MTDGLDRRTRRRFLAMTGAASATALAGCNGLLNDGSDGNGSGDGGSGGDSLEDFRGSGANVGGRGEISGTRIDDLPDLSGQLNIYLGGGEGGLYTDLLSLLSQRYPDFKPNFRLEPSSQLASKIAEEQSGGGSFADVFWAVDAGSLANVAAQGYTRPLPDDVVAAAPEEFRPDNAWVGVAGRARAVPYNTNQLSESDIPDKIRDFPEAGALRNSVGWAPTYSSFQAFITAMRLTRGDEGTRRWVNGMQEAGVSEYNNEFLVSNAVADGELAAGFANHYYALRVKAARPNAPLDLAFTSGDAGALINVSGAEVLQGTSKPQLAENFVAHLLTVEAQEFFATRTFAYPMIEGVPPVGGLPRISELDPPNIDLTKLGDLEGTIDLLRDTGAL; this is encoded by the coding sequence ATGACTGACGGCCTCGACCGACGCACCCGCCGGCGGTTCCTCGCGATGACGGGCGCCGCCAGTGCGACCGCACTCGCGGGCTGCAACGGCCTTCTGAACGACGGCAGTGACGGCAACGGCAGCGGCGACGGCGGCTCCGGCGGCGACTCGCTGGAGGATTTCCGCGGCTCCGGTGCCAACGTCGGCGGGCGCGGGGAGATATCCGGGACGCGCATCGACGACCTCCCGGACCTCTCCGGCCAGCTCAACATCTACCTCGGGGGCGGCGAGGGTGGTCTCTACACGGACCTGCTCAGCCTGCTGAGCCAGCGCTACCCTGACTTCAAGCCGAACTTCCGGCTGGAGCCCAGCTCCCAGCTCGCCAGCAAGATCGCCGAGGAGCAGTCCGGCGGCGGGAGCTTCGCGGACGTGTTCTGGGCGGTCGACGCTGGCTCGCTCGCCAACGTCGCCGCACAGGGATACACCCGCCCGCTCCCGGACGACGTCGTCGCGGCGGCTCCCGAGGAGTTCCGCCCGGACAACGCCTGGGTCGGCGTCGCCGGGCGCGCCCGTGCGGTGCCGTACAACACGAACCAGCTCTCCGAGAGCGATATCCCGGACAAGATACGTGACTTCCCCGAGGCTGGCGCGCTTCGGAACAGCGTCGGCTGGGCGCCCACCTACAGCTCCTTCCAGGCGTTCATCACCGCGATGCGGCTCACCCGTGGCGACGAGGGGACGCGGCGATGGGTCAACGGGATGCAGGAAGCCGGCGTCTCCGAGTACAACAACGAGTTCCTCGTCTCGAACGCCGTGGCCGACGGCGAACTCGCGGCCGGCTTCGCCAACCACTACTACGCGCTCCGGGTGAAGGCCGCGCGCCCGAACGCCCCACTCGACCTGGCATTCACGAGCGGGGACGCGGGTGCGCTCATCAACGTCTCCGGGGCCGAGGTGCTGCAGGGGACCAGCAAGCCGCAGCTCGCGGAGAACTTCGTCGCCCACCTGCTCACGGTGGAGGCGCAGGAGTTCTTCGCCACCCGAACGTTCGCCTATCCGATGATCGAGGGCGTACCGCCGGTCGGCGGCCTCCCGCGTATCAGTGAGCTCGACCCACCGAACATCGACCTCACCAAGCTGGGTGACCTGGAGGGGACCATCGACCTCCTGCGGGATACCGGAGCGCTCTGA